GGTCCTTCTTGATCATCTGGGCCACCGTCTGGAGGTGGTTGCCGAAGGAGGTGTTGGGATATTCCGCTCCATTCGCCGGCGTGTAGTCGCCGGCATCGGACAGCTCGACGATATCCATCGCATCGAGCGCCTGGCGGCCGGTGGCGTGGAGCTCGGTGTCGTCGAGGTTGTAGAGCCGACGCAGGGCGATGCGCTGGGTCTCGCGCCAGGCGGACGGCCCGCGATCGATGCGGAAGTCGTCCGGGTCGTTCATGTTGAGGGTCTCGCGATTGCCCAACAGCGAGAGGTGCTGATTGCTGCCGATCGCCAGGGAGGGCACGATGATCTCCGCCGGCAGGTTGGTCGCCGAGGCGAAGTGCCGGGTCAGCCAACCATCGTTGGTCGAACGGCTGCCGGGCGTGCCGAGCTCCATGAAATCCATGGCGTCGAAATGGCTGCGGGTGTCGTAGTCGAGACCGGCGGCGTGGACGATGGCGAGGTTGCCGTTCTGGAAGAGATCGTGGAGGGGCGCCGCCGAAGGGTGCAGGCCGAAGGGCTCGGTGCCCAGGGGCAGCGCCGCGTCGGGCCCCGTCGCCGGCACCTGCAGGCGCGGCCGCGCGGTCTCGTAGAGCCCGCGGTCGACGCCACCGATGGGTGGCACGAAGTTGAGTCCGTCCATACCGCCGCGCAGGAACACCGAGACGAAGATCTCGTCGTTCGGGCCGCCGCCGAGGGCCAGACTGTTGAAGCGTGCTCCCGCCATCCCAGCGATGGCGGCCGAGCAACCCACCAGAAATCCGCGTCGCGTCGTTTTCATCTCACCAATCCTCCAAAAGAAATCAAGCGGGCTCGCGGACGAGCCCAGGGCCTGCCGGGAGCTCCCGGCCGCTCAGCTCCAGAGGAAGTCCGGCGCCAGCACGATCAGGCCGATCATGCTGCGCAGACGGTCTTCCGTCGTTTCGCTGGTGTCGAGGGGCAGATCGAGATCGGGATTGCGTCCGGCGGCCATGAACTCGACCACCTCCTGGCGACTCGCGGCGGTCATCGGCCGCCCCAGGATGCGGTTGATCCAATAGTCCGCCAGGGCGTTGGCGGAACGCACCCCGGCAGGGGTCTCACCGACCACGTTCATGCGATGCACGCCGCCGTCGTCGGTGACGTCCGTGAGCCAGTTGCAGACCCGCCAGGCCCCCACCCGCGGCGTCGCGCTCATCCAGTCGTCCTTGTCGTCCGAGTAACCGTCCGGCGCCGGCCAGTAGAACAGCCGATGGCCGGCGTCGCGCAGGTAGCCGAGCAGCGTCGAGGTGTCACTCTCACCCATCCGGAAGGGCAGGTTGGCGCGCGTCGTCCGCATCGTTCCGGCGGCGATCTCCGTCGGGCGCTTGACCCGGCCGCCCCAGGTGTTCTTGAAGGCGTCCGACAGGATGATGGTGCGCACCACCTGCTTGAGCTGGTCCGGCGCCGCCGCCTGGGCCGTGAACAGCGCCGCCGCCTGGTCGATGATCGACTGCGGCGCGTTCTCGCCGATCAGGCGCCGGCAGAGCTTGCCGGCGATGTAGCGCCCGGTGCCGGGATGGGCGGCGAGGGCATCGTAGACGTCCTCGCCGTCCTTCAGAGCCGGCTGATCGGCCGGAATGAACTCCCCCAGGACGGTCTTCTGGAAGCGATCGTGCCAGTCGGCGCGGTAGTAGAAGGCACCGGTGTTGCCGACCGTCGTATCGCTGCTGCTGTTGCTCACCGTCCAGCCGGTGAAACAGCGCGTCGCTTCGTAAACGTCGGCGTCGACATAGCCGATCGGCCGGCCCATGCCGTCCGTCGGCACCTCGTTCTGTTGCCGTACTCCGAGGTAGTTCTCTCGCCCCATCGCGTGGATCTCGAACAGCTCGCGCGAGTAGTTCTCGTTGGGACCGGCGTTCGACGAGGTGTAGTTGTCGAGGTAATAAAGCATCGCCGTGCTGCGCCCGACGTCCTCGAGCATCTGGCGGAAGTTGCCGAAGACGTTGCCGCGAATGACGTCGCGGTCGTAGTGCACCATCATTGGCAGCACGATGCCGTGGCGCCCGTAGACGTTGAAGTGGTTGTGCCAGAAGTCGGTCATCACCTCGAGGAGCTGGCGGCGGCTGTAGACCATCCGCAACATGGTGACGCGCTCGGTCTCTTCGAAGGGCAGCGCGCGGAAGCTGAAGTCCGGCGCGTTGACAAAGTGCTCGTCCCACAGCTCGGTGCGGCTCTTGTCGAGGGTGACATAGCCGGCGGCGGCGATCCTGGCGTCGGCGTTGGGATCGGTGATGGCGCCCGGGTTGAGCTGTTGGTCGACCCAGGCGGTCAAGCGCGCATCGTCGTTGGGGCCGAGGTTGTTGAAGGCCGCGATGTCGGCCGGCCGGGGCCCGAAGGCCAGCCGGTTCAATACGATCACCGCCAGCGGTGGCAGGGGCGGTGCAGTTCCCGCAGCGGGAACCGATTGGGCGCGGCGTAGGGCCGGAGCCGGGGATCCGAGATCGGCAACCAAGCGGCGGCGGGATCGCAAGGAATGGCGGGACTGCTCTCGCTCCATCTC
This region of Acidobacteriota bacterium genomic DNA includes:
- a CDS encoding DUF1501 domain-containing protein, which codes for MKTTRRGFLVGCSAAIAGMAGARFNSLALGGGPNDEIFVSVFLRGGMDGLNFVPPIGGVDRGLYETARPRLQVPATGPDAALPLGTEPFGLHPSAAPLHDLFQNGNLAIVHAAGLDYDTRSHFDAMDFMELGTPGSRSTNDGWLTRHFASATNLPAEIIVPSLAIGSNQHLSLLGNRETLNMNDPDDFRIDRGPSAWRETQRIALRRLYNLDDTELHATGRQALDAMDIVELSDAGDYTPANGAEYPNTSFGNHLQTVAQMIKKDLGVRVATVDLGGWDTHDGQGDGSGGYFAGLVDQLARGLAALYLDLDGPGGSNYTSRLTVCVQSEFGRRLRENADRGSDHGHGNVMMVMSGNANGGLYGAWPGLATDQLFDNADLAITTDYRRVLSEILIRRMGNNKLGEVFPGYSGYSPLGLVSGPDLTPDYGAETIFADGFERGNTTAWTTSVE
- a CDS encoding DUF1800 domain-containing protein codes for the protein MEREQSRHSLRSRRRLVADLGSPAPALRRAQSVPAAGTAPPLPPLAVIVLNRLAFGPRPADIAAFNNLGPNDDARLTAWVDQQLNPGAITDPNADARIAAAGYVTLDKSRTELWDEHFVNAPDFSFRALPFEETERVTMLRMVYSRRQLLEVMTDFWHNHFNVYGRHGIVLPMMVHYDRDVIRGNVFGNFRQMLEDVGRSTAMLYYLDNYTSSNAGPNENYSRELFEIHAMGRENYLGVRQQNEVPTDGMGRPIGYVDADVYEATRCFTGWTVSNSSSDTTVGNTGAFYYRADWHDRFQKTVLGEFIPADQPALKDGEDVYDALAAHPGTGRYIAGKLCRRLIGENAPQSIIDQAAALFTAQAAAPDQLKQVVRTIILSDAFKNTWGGRVKRPTEIAAGTMRTTRANLPFRMGESDTSTLLGYLRDAGHRLFYWPAPDGYSDDKDDWMSATPRVGAWRVCNWLTDVTDDGGVHRMNVVGETPAGVRSANALADYWINRILGRPMTAASRQEVVEFMAAGRNPDLDLPLDTSETTEDRLRSMIGLIVLAPDFLWS